A genomic region of Kribbella sp. NBC_00382 contains the following coding sequences:
- a CDS encoding aminoglycoside phosphotransferase family protein, giving the protein MRVTAVVVHPDDESLLVLPSGLPEVSVADEFWFFDVEAPVRALREQLGIEACVLTCLDSQPGATSYLMLSIGALPPDARFVPAFDHPLVEAAREHLALPADAPVTPAWTRPGWYAEALPWIDERLAAAGTPRTGVPDQVRSWGLSNVLRCPTSKGDVYFKALAHSSTVRPARADALPLLFAHEPLLLQKLSEARPGEVPAPLAIDQERAWMLLPDLGPALAAETDVSLWMDSLRGHARLQRGFADEPERLLSFSCVDRRLTVLERELDRLFGPNPATEQLEPAERAKLPRRADQLREAINELAAIGIPETLLHGDLHPRNLAVREGTVLAFDWTDAAVAHPFLDLVTFVEKRSPISTDPRVKDAYLAEWEAYASPAALRRALELAEELGALHQVMTSLHLSDHVSRLTAESMVRGATFWLRRLVT; this is encoded by the coding sequence GTGAGAGTCACGGCCGTAGTGGTGCATCCGGACGACGAATCCCTGCTGGTGCTGCCGTCCGGGCTTCCCGAAGTATCGGTTGCCGATGAGTTCTGGTTCTTCGATGTCGAGGCCCCGGTCCGGGCGTTGCGCGAACAACTGGGGATCGAGGCGTGCGTTCTGACCTGTCTCGACAGCCAGCCGGGCGCGACGTCCTATCTGATGCTGAGCATCGGAGCGCTTCCTCCCGACGCTCGATTCGTCCCGGCCTTCGACCACCCTTTGGTCGAGGCGGCGCGCGAACACCTTGCCTTACCCGCTGACGCTCCCGTGACGCCGGCCTGGACCAGACCCGGCTGGTACGCCGAGGCGCTGCCGTGGATCGACGAGCGGCTCGCGGCGGCGGGCACCCCGCGGACCGGCGTACCGGATCAGGTGCGGTCGTGGGGGTTGTCGAACGTGCTGCGCTGCCCGACCAGCAAGGGCGACGTGTACTTCAAGGCGCTGGCCCATTCGAGTACGGTTCGGCCGGCTCGGGCCGATGCGTTGCCGCTGCTGTTCGCGCATGAGCCACTGCTGCTCCAGAAACTGTCCGAGGCCCGGCCCGGCGAAGTACCGGCGCCGTTGGCGATCGACCAGGAGCGGGCCTGGATGCTGCTGCCCGATCTCGGTCCGGCACTGGCTGCCGAGACCGACGTCTCCTTGTGGATGGACTCGTTGCGGGGCCACGCGCGGCTGCAGCGCGGCTTCGCGGATGAGCCGGAGCGGTTGCTGTCGTTCAGCTGTGTCGATCGCCGGCTGACCGTGCTGGAACGCGAGCTCGACCGGCTCTTCGGGCCGAACCCGGCGACCGAGCAGCTGGAGCCGGCCGAGCGCGCGAAGCTTCCGCGCCGCGCCGATCAGTTGCGTGAGGCAATCAACGAGCTGGCGGCGATCGGGATCCCGGAGACGCTCCTGCACGGCGATCTGCATCCGCGCAATCTCGCCGTCCGCGAGGGCACCGTGCTCGCCTTCGACTGGACCGACGCGGCGGTGGCGCACCCGTTCCTCGACCTGGTCACCTTCGTCGAGAAGCGGTCGCCGATCTCTACCGATCCCCGCGTGAAGGACGCCTACCTGGCCGAGTGGGAGGCGTACGCGTCGCCGGCCGCACTTCGCCGCGCACTCGAGCTGGCAGAAGAGCTGGGCGCGCTCCACCAGGTGATGACGTCGCTGCATCTGTCCGACCACGTGTCGAGGCTGACCGCCGAGTCCATGGTCCGTGGTGCCACCTTCTGGCTGCGCAGACTGGTTACTTGA
- a CDS encoding ABC transporter permease, protein MATLTARVIPLPIKPGNGRTLVERNFLVYRRSWIVFVSGFFEPVFYLLSIGIGVAQLVGDFTLADGTKIGYAAFVAPAMLASSAMNGAIFDSTYNIFFRMKYARLYDSMLATPLRPWDVATGEVTWALLRGACYSAMFILVMLVLGLIQSWWALLALPVAVLLGYAFAGAGMALTTFMRSWQDFEFVQLATMPMFLFSATFYPVETYPGYIRWLVEITPLYQGVALERALTTGAVSWTLLINALYLAVMGTAGMYVASRRLGKLLLK, encoded by the coding sequence ATGGCCACCTTGACCGCCCGAGTCATCCCGCTGCCGATCAAGCCCGGTAACGGCCGCACGCTGGTCGAGCGGAACTTCCTTGTCTACCGGCGATCCTGGATCGTCTTCGTCTCCGGCTTCTTCGAGCCGGTCTTCTACCTGCTCTCGATCGGCATCGGCGTCGCCCAGCTGGTCGGCGACTTCACCCTCGCCGACGGCACCAAGATCGGGTACGCCGCGTTCGTCGCGCCGGCCATGCTGGCGAGTTCGGCGATGAACGGTGCGATCTTCGATTCGACGTACAACATCTTCTTCCGGATGAAGTACGCGCGGCTGTACGACTCGATGCTCGCGACGCCGCTGCGACCGTGGGATGTCGCGACCGGCGAGGTGACCTGGGCGTTGCTGCGGGGCGCCTGCTACTCGGCGATGTTCATCCTGGTGATGCTCGTGCTCGGGCTGATCCAATCGTGGTGGGCGTTGCTCGCGCTGCCGGTGGCGGTGCTGCTCGGTTATGCGTTCGCCGGTGCTGGGATGGCGCTGACGACCTTTATGCGGAGCTGGCAGGACTTCGAGTTCGTCCAGTTGGCGACGATGCCGATGTTCCTGTTCTCGGCGACCTTCTACCCGGTCGAGACCTACCCGGGCTACATCCGCTGGCTCGTCGAGATCACCCCGCTGTACCAAGGTGTCGCACTGGAACGCGCCCTCACGACAGGCGCGGTCAGCTGGACCCTGCTCATCAACGCGTTGTACCTCGCGGTGATGGGAACAGCCGGTATGTACGTTGCCTCCCGCCGCCTCGGGAAACTGCTGCTCAAGTAA
- a CDS encoding ABC transporter permease, with the protein MAVLAVENGRRQFDYWLTVYKRTWKGSLVSSFLLPLLYLAAMGIGLGSFVDDNGTGALGGVSYLQFIAPGLLAATALQIAVAESTYPVMGGIKWHKTYFSMISTPLRPADVMYGQLAFIAFRVVTTCAVFVAVIAAFGGLKTAWGVLGLPVALLVGLAVSAPVCAYAATLDNDSGFAMVFRFGVIPAFLFSGAFFPVSQLPNWIEWLAYLSPLWHGVELSRDLSLGTVELLPALGNLAYLSAWFVVGTWLAVRALTRRLIS; encoded by the coding sequence ATGGCCGTGCTCGCGGTGGAGAACGGCCGTCGCCAGTTCGACTACTGGCTGACGGTCTACAAACGCACCTGGAAGGGCAGCCTGGTCAGCAGCTTCCTGCTGCCGCTGCTCTACCTGGCCGCGATGGGGATCGGGCTCGGCTCGTTCGTCGACGACAACGGGACGGGGGCACTCGGCGGGGTCAGCTACCTGCAGTTCATCGCACCCGGTCTGCTCGCCGCGACCGCGTTGCAGATCGCCGTGGCTGAGTCGACCTACCCGGTAATGGGTGGGATCAAATGGCACAAGACGTACTTCTCGATGATCTCGACGCCACTCCGGCCTGCCGATGTGATGTACGGGCAGTTGGCGTTCATCGCCTTCCGGGTGGTCACGACGTGCGCGGTGTTCGTCGCCGTCATCGCCGCCTTCGGTGGATTGAAGACGGCCTGGGGTGTGCTCGGGCTGCCGGTCGCGCTACTTGTCGGGCTGGCGGTCTCGGCGCCGGTTTGCGCGTACGCGGCGACGCTCGACAACGACTCGGGCTTCGCGATGGTCTTCCGATTCGGGGTCATCCCGGCGTTCTTGTTCTCGGGTGCGTTCTTCCCGGTCTCCCAGCTGCCGAACTGGATCGAGTGGCTCGCGTACCTGAGTCCGCTGTGGCACGGCGTCGAGCTGTCGCGTGACCTCAGCCTCGGCACGGTCGAGCTGCTGCCAGCGCTCGGCAACCTCGCCTACCTCTCGGCGTGGTTCGTCGTCGGCACCTGGCTCGCCGTGCGCGCCCTGACCCGGAGGTTGATCAGCTGA
- a CDS encoding ABC transporter ATP-binding protein, protein MEEQRESLVRARGLRKSYADFEAVAGIDLDVWKGEAFGFLGPNGAGKSSTMRMIGAVSPVSGGELRILGMDPGTDGPAIRARLGVCPQDDTLDVELSVHENLTVYGRYFGLSRAECRERADELLEFVALTEKAKVKVDELSGGMKRRLTIARSLVSKPDLLLLDEPTTGLDPQARHLLWDKLFRLKQDGVTLIITTHYMDEAEQLCDRLVVMDAGKIAAEGSPAELIRDYSTREVTELRFGPEVMIADHDALAGKVEDLAQRIEVLPDRLLLYTDDGERAVAAVHERGLQPAAVLVRRSTLEDVFLRLTGRTLVD, encoded by the coding sequence GTGGAGGAACAGCGGGAGTCGTTGGTGCGGGCGCGGGGGTTGCGGAAGTCGTATGCGGACTTCGAGGCCGTCGCGGGGATCGACCTGGACGTGTGGAAAGGGGAGGCCTTCGGCTTCCTCGGGCCGAACGGGGCGGGCAAGTCGTCGACGATGCGGATGATCGGCGCGGTCTCTCCGGTCAGTGGCGGTGAGCTGCGCATCCTCGGGATGGATCCGGGCACGGACGGACCGGCGATCCGGGCCCGGCTGGGCGTCTGCCCACAGGACGACACCCTCGACGTCGAGCTCTCCGTCCACGAGAACCTGACGGTCTACGGCCGGTACTTCGGATTGAGCCGGGCCGAGTGCCGGGAGCGGGCCGACGAATTGCTCGAGTTCGTGGCGCTGACCGAGAAGGCCAAGGTCAAGGTCGACGAACTGTCGGGCGGGATGAAGCGGCGGCTGACGATCGCCCGCTCGCTGGTGAGCAAGCCCGACCTGCTGCTGCTCGACGAGCCGACGACAGGGCTCGACCCGCAGGCGCGCCATCTGCTCTGGGACAAGCTGTTCCGGCTCAAGCAGGACGGTGTCACGCTCATCATCACCACCCACTACATGGACGAGGCTGAGCAGCTGTGCGACCGGCTGGTCGTGATGGACGCGGGCAAGATCGCGGCTGAGGGGTCGCCGGCCGAGTTGATCCGGGACTACTCGACTCGCGAGGTGACCGAGCTCCGGTTCGGGCCCGAGGTGATGATCGCGGATCACGACGCGCTGGCCGGCAAGGTGGAGGACCTCGCGCAGCGGATCGAAGTACTGCCTGATCGGTTGTTGCTCTACACCGATGACGGGGAGCGTGCGGTCGCGGCCGTGCATGAGCGCGGGTTGCAGCCGGCTGCGGTGCTGGTGCGCAGGTCGACGCTGGAGGACGTGTTCCTGCGGCTCACCGGCCGGACGTTGGTCGACTGA
- a CDS encoding SDR family oxidoreductase, whose amino-acid sequence MQQVAVVTGGGSGLGREMALALAAAGFQVTVTGRTEAKLQETADAAVTAVGPAGVGEVRTAVLDVTDGAEVSAFFGSLERLDLLVNNAGTGAPAAAVQDVTEEDWRRVVDTNLTGSFLCAQAAFALMLRQKPSGGRIINNGSISAHVPRPQAIAYTASKHAISGLTKALELEGRPHGITCGQIDIGNAATSMTAKMGAGVLQPNGSIEVEPTFDPKVVADFVVKIAQLPTDVAVPTLMVMAAGMPYAGRG is encoded by the coding sequence ATGCAGCAGGTGGCGGTGGTGACCGGCGGGGGTTCGGGGCTCGGGCGGGAGATGGCGCTGGCACTCGCGGCGGCGGGCTTCCAGGTCACGGTGACCGGCCGGACCGAGGCGAAGCTTCAGGAGACGGCTGACGCCGCGGTGACTGCCGTCGGCCCGGCTGGCGTGGGGGAGGTGCGGACCGCAGTACTGGATGTGACGGATGGTGCTGAAGTCAGCGCGTTCTTCGGGAGCCTGGAGCGGCTCGACCTGTTGGTGAACAACGCGGGGACCGGGGCGCCGGCGGCCGCAGTACAGGATGTGACGGAGGAGGACTGGCGGCGGGTGGTCGACACCAATCTGACCGGGTCGTTCCTGTGTGCGCAGGCCGCGTTCGCGCTGATGTTGCGGCAGAAGCCGTCGGGTGGGCGGATCATCAACAACGGGTCGATCTCGGCGCACGTACCGCGGCCGCAGGCGATCGCGTACACGGCATCGAAGCACGCGATCAGCGGGTTGACGAAGGCGCTGGAGCTGGAGGGCCGCCCGCACGGCATCACCTGCGGCCAGATCGACATCGGCAACGCGGCCACCTCGATGACCGCGAAGATGGGCGCCGGCGTCCTGCAGCCCAACGGCTCGATCGAGGTCGAGCCCACCTTCGACCCCAAGGTCGTCGCCGACTTCGTGGTCAAGATCGCCCAGCTCCCGACCGACGTCGCCGTCCCGACCCTGATGGTGATGGCCGCCGGCATGCCGTACGCCGGCCGCGGATAG
- a CDS encoding MarR family winged helix-turn-helix transcriptional regulator, translating to MHVNEGWVPQTPVEGVLHAFTRIGRRLKSKQPGDTIDHSAHLALFVLRCNGALRLSDLAAKMEIDASTASRHVRALEQAGLLRRSPDPDDGRAFRVELTEQGTAEWEAAAKRRMGLLSQAMDGWSEQDIETFEKLMTRFADGVINLVDERDAGKAWADKGWALEAAAAHQTAENVENNA from the coding sequence ATGCATGTAAATGAGGGATGGGTGCCGCAGACGCCGGTGGAGGGCGTCCTGCACGCTTTCACCCGGATCGGCCGCCGGCTGAAGAGCAAGCAGCCCGGCGACACGATCGACCACAGCGCGCACCTGGCGCTGTTCGTGCTGCGGTGCAACGGGGCACTGCGGCTGTCCGACCTGGCCGCCAAGATGGAGATCGACGCCTCCACGGCCAGCCGGCACGTCCGGGCGCTCGAGCAGGCGGGGCTACTGCGCCGCTCCCCCGACCCGGACGACGGGCGTGCTTTCCGGGTCGAGCTGACGGAGCAGGGTACGGCGGAATGGGAAGCCGCCGCCAAGCGCCGGATGGGACTGCTCTCCCAGGCGATGGACGGCTGGTCCGAGCAGGACATCGAGACCTTCGAGAAGTTGATGACCAGATTTGCCGACGGGGTGATCAACCTCGTCGACGAGCGCGATGCCGGCAAAGCATGGGCCGACAAGGGGTGGGCTCTAGAAGCGGCCGCCGCGCACCAAACTGCAGAGAACGTGGAGAACAACGCATGA
- a CDS encoding MDR family MFS transporter: protein MSTTEPAVAAPDSNTPSYLSHKQILVILGGLMAGMFLAALDQSIVGTALPQIVSEFNSLDKLSWVVTAYLLTSTASTPLWGKISDLYGRRPLFIAAIVTFLAGSVLSAMSQNIEMLIGFRAVQGLGAGGLMSLAFATIGDVIPPRERGKYMGYFGAVFGLSSVAGPLLGGVLTDGPGWRWIFWINLPIGLVALGVVAAVLKLPHVKRSHKIDYLGASIVTGAVTALLLAVSWSGPSNGWGNGTTLALLIGAVVLAVAFVLVELRVSEPIIPMDLFKGRIFSGYAGFAFLLGFAMFGALIFLPLYLQAVKDLSPTRSGLALLPMIVGIFSASIPSGQLMSKTGRYKIYPIISAILVGAAMVMLSTIGMNTPYWHLAIFMFVMGAGLGLSMQITVTAAQNSVPRQHMGTATSTMTFFRSMGGAIGTAVYGAVLTSRLKVHLEDIVPAAAQNMVEPLSKAANSVPVLHALKEPMKGWALNGLVSAMDDVFLVSLPFLAIALVIAIITPEQRLAGRTDGAPKPEEENLEASAAAAMH from the coding sequence ATGAGCACGACGGAGCCCGCAGTCGCGGCGCCTGATTCCAACACACCCAGCTATCTGTCCCACAAGCAGATCCTGGTGATCCTCGGCGGCCTGATGGCCGGCATGTTCCTGGCCGCACTGGACCAGAGCATCGTCGGCACCGCGCTGCCGCAGATCGTCAGCGAGTTCAACAGCCTGGACAAGCTGTCCTGGGTCGTCACGGCCTACCTGCTGACCTCGACCGCCTCCACTCCGCTGTGGGGCAAGATCTCCGACCTGTACGGCCGCCGCCCGCTGTTCATCGCGGCGATCGTCACCTTCCTCGCCGGCTCGGTCCTGTCGGCGATGTCGCAGAACATCGAGATGCTGATCGGCTTCCGGGCCGTCCAGGGTCTGGGCGCCGGTGGCCTGATGTCACTGGCCTTCGCCACCATCGGCGACGTGATCCCGCCGCGCGAGCGCGGTAAGTACATGGGGTACTTCGGCGCCGTCTTCGGCCTGTCCTCGGTGGCCGGCCCGCTGCTCGGCGGCGTCCTCACCGACGGTCCCGGCTGGCGCTGGATCTTCTGGATCAACCTGCCGATCGGCCTGGTCGCCCTGGGCGTCGTGGCCGCCGTCCTCAAGCTGCCGCACGTGAAGCGCAGCCACAAGATCGACTACCTCGGTGCCTCGATCGTGACCGGTGCGGTGACCGCGCTGCTGCTGGCCGTCTCCTGGTCCGGTCCGAGCAACGGCTGGGGCAACGGCACCACGCTGGCCCTGCTGATCGGCGCGGTCGTGCTGGCCGTCGCCTTCGTCCTGGTCGAGCTGCGGGTCTCCGAGCCGATCATTCCGATGGACCTGTTCAAGGGCCGCATCTTCTCCGGCTACGCCGGGTTCGCGTTCCTGCTCGGCTTCGCGATGTTCGGCGCGCTGATCTTCCTGCCGCTGTACCTGCAGGCCGTCAAGGATCTGTCCCCAACCCGCTCGGGTCTGGCGCTGCTGCCGATGATCGTCGGTATCTTCTCCGCCTCGATCCCGAGCGGCCAGCTGATGAGCAAGACCGGCCGGTACAAGATCTACCCGATCATCTCGGCGATCCTGGTCGGCGCAGCGATGGTGATGCTGTCCACGATCGGCATGAACACCCCGTACTGGCACCTGGCGATCTTCATGTTCGTGATGGGCGCCGGGCTGGGCCTGTCGATGCAGATCACCGTCACCGCGGCACAGAACAGCGTTCCCCGGCAGCACATGGGGACCGCGACCTCGACGATGACCTTCTTCCGCTCGATGGGTGGAGCGATCGGTACGGCCGTCTACGGCGCGGTACTGACCAGCCGCCTGAAGGTGCACCTGGAGGACATCGTCCCGGCCGCCGCCCAGAACATGGTCGAGCCGCTGTCGAAGGCCGCCAACAGCGTGCCGGTACTGCACGCCCTGAAGGAGCCGATGAAGGGCTGGGCCCTGAACGGCCTGGTCAGCGCGATGGACGACGTGTTCCTGGTCTCGCTGCCCTTCCTGGCGATCGCCCTGGTGATCGCGATCATCACCCCGGAGCAGCGTCTGGCCGGCCGCACCGACGGCGCCCCGAAGCCCGAGGAAGAAAACCTCGAGGCCTCAGCCGCCGCCGCGATGCACTAA
- a CDS encoding hemerythrin domain-containing protein, producing the protein MSRLEAFGNQLIQFHVYLRELLDDLRDQVEAGEPVSVGGLDLRAHCLSFCQAVTSHHTGEDDGAFLVIGEHYPELRPVLAELKRDHYLVASALRRIEVLDQLEPAAQAQELATVAALLETHFTYEERKLLDAFNALSDVDALDRERLALPFRRTASS; encoded by the coding sequence ATGTCACGACTTGAGGCCTTCGGCAATCAATTGATTCAGTTCCATGTGTATCTGCGGGAATTGCTCGACGACCTCCGCGACCAGGTCGAGGCGGGTGAGCCGGTCAGCGTCGGTGGGCTCGACCTGCGCGCGCATTGCCTGAGCTTCTGCCAGGCCGTCACCAGCCATCACACGGGTGAGGACGACGGCGCGTTCCTGGTGATCGGCGAGCATTATCCCGAGCTGCGGCCGGTACTGGCTGAGCTCAAGCGCGACCATTACCTCGTCGCTAGCGCGCTCCGCCGGATCGAGGTCCTTGATCAACTCGAGCCCGCCGCGCAGGCGCAGGAGCTCGCCACAGTGGCGGCATTGCTGGAGACACACTTCACCTACGAGGAGCGGAAACTCCTCGACGCATTCAACGCGTTGAGCGACGTGGACGCCCTCGATCGGGAACGACTCGCGCTGCCCTTCCGGCGTACCGCATCGAGCTGA
- a CDS encoding AI-2E family transporter, translated as MSKPDEPVGRDDSAEVPAGSASRVDRPDDDARGAGVPDVWRDEESPVADNAAAEQVSDTVVSVPDDQHLLAASSKGTVDLGVTPGMQIASAWAWRFLVIVAAVLVIAYGMRYLSEVVVPVTVGILLTALLVPITNALQKIKLARGPAAGITVIGTIALVAGLLTLVGTQIANQFDQLSGQVGEGWQKLRDLLRLNFGLTEKDITDSLNKLRGTVMNGGGIGQRAAEVGTTATHVVAGLFIALFCLFFFLYQGPQIWAWVVRLFPRHAREKADSSGRKAWVSLTAFVRATIIVAAVDAIGISLGAAILGLPLVSAIGILVFVGAFVPVVGALVSGIVAVLVALVAKGPIVAIIMLGVVIGVQQLEAHVLQPFLLGRAVNVHPLAVILAIATGVIVAGIVGALLAVPTAAVLSTIVNHLAGNDVDPEPPRPIPRPIPRRRPPTPKAEQPTT; from the coding sequence ATGAGCAAGCCGGACGAGCCGGTAGGACGGGACGACTCGGCCGAGGTGCCCGCAGGCAGTGCAAGCAGGGTCGACCGACCGGATGACGACGCCCGCGGAGCGGGCGTACCCGACGTCTGGCGGGACGAGGAGAGCCCGGTAGCCGACAACGCGGCAGCCGAGCAGGTCAGCGACACGGTCGTCTCCGTACCCGACGACCAGCATCTGCTCGCGGCGTCCAGCAAGGGGACGGTCGACCTCGGGGTCACCCCTGGGATGCAGATCGCGAGCGCCTGGGCGTGGCGTTTCCTGGTGATCGTCGCGGCCGTCCTGGTGATCGCGTACGGGATGCGGTACCTGTCCGAGGTCGTCGTACCGGTGACGGTCGGCATCTTGCTGACCGCCCTGCTGGTGCCGATCACGAACGCGCTGCAGAAGATCAAACTTGCCCGCGGACCCGCGGCCGGGATCACCGTGATCGGGACCATCGCGCTCGTCGCCGGGCTGCTGACTCTGGTCGGGACGCAGATCGCCAACCAGTTCGACCAGTTGTCGGGCCAGGTCGGCGAGGGCTGGCAGAAGCTGCGGGATCTGCTCCGGCTCAACTTCGGGCTGACCGAGAAGGACATCACCGACTCGCTGAACAAGCTCCGCGGCACCGTGATGAACGGTGGCGGGATCGGTCAGCGGGCGGCCGAGGTCGGGACGACCGCGACGCATGTCGTGGCCGGCCTGTTCATCGCGCTGTTCTGCCTGTTCTTCTTCCTGTACCAGGGCCCGCAGATCTGGGCCTGGGTGGTGCGGTTGTTCCCGCGGCACGCGCGTGAGAAGGCGGACTCGTCCGGCCGCAAGGCGTGGGTCTCGCTGACCGCGTTCGTCCGGGCGACCATCATCGTGGCCGCGGTCGACGCGATCGGTATCTCGCTCGGGGCCGCGATCCTCGGGCTGCCGCTGGTCAGCGCGATCGGGATCCTGGTCTTCGTCGGTGCGTTCGTACCGGTGGTTGGTGCGCTGGTCAGCGGCATCGTCGCCGTCCTGGTCGCGCTGGTCGCCAAGGGACCGATCGTGGCGATCATCATGCTCGGCGTGGTGATCGGCGTACAGCAACTGGAAGCCCACGTGCTCCAGCCGTTCCTGCTCGGCCGCGCGGTCAACGTCCACCCGCTGGCAGTCATCCTCGCGATCGCCACCGGCGTGATCGTGGCCGGCATCGTCGGCGCCCTGCTCGCCGTACCGACGGCCGCGGTCCTCAGCACCATCGTCAACCACCTGGCCGGCAACGACGTGGACCCGGAACCACCTCGCCCGATCCCACGGCCGATCCCCCGCCGCCGCCCGCCAACCCCCAAGGCAGAACAACCAACAACCTGA
- a CDS encoding glutamate mutase L, whose translation MSLWVAVDFGSTFTKAIAVDAGSGDLVARAEHRTTVDSDVMDGWHACRTALLAADSGVAEAEVLACSSAGGGLRIGVVGNEELVTAEAGRRVALSSGGRVVAVVNGGLTATSLKALRAERPDVVLLLGGTDGGNSAVITNAAAVLAKYKWRRPVVAAGNIEAQPQIRELLSAANVPHVIADNVVPEIGVFAPDSARAAIREMFLAHVIGGKNLSRDPGFARMVRAATPDVVLRGVEVLATLHGDVAVVDIGGATTDVHSVIELDPEDANLGREVVATHPVTRTVEGDLGMRWSAVPVVGAGVEAGLLEAGTVLEAAAVRRHEDPSFLPGDATEASYDETLARVAATVALRRHAGRQRVVFGPGGRVIERSGKDLREVDLLVGSGGVLRHNGPEVASRILGGISLGAQEEGWLVPVAARTCVDSDYVLAGVGLLAELDPKAAEGLAAHIHGTAEAGH comes from the coding sequence ATGAGCCTATGGGTGGCGGTCGACTTCGGGTCGACCTTCACCAAGGCGATCGCGGTGGACGCCGGCTCGGGTGACCTGGTCGCCCGGGCCGAACACCGCACCACCGTCGACAGCGACGTGATGGACGGCTGGCACGCCTGCCGTACTGCGTTGCTCGCGGCGGACTCAGGTGTCGCCGAGGCGGAGGTGCTGGCCTGTTCGAGTGCCGGCGGCGGTCTGCGGATCGGTGTCGTCGGCAACGAAGAGCTGGTGACCGCGGAAGCGGGCCGGCGGGTCGCGTTGTCGAGCGGCGGCCGAGTGGTTGCCGTGGTCAACGGCGGGCTGACGGCAACTTCCCTCAAGGCGCTCAGGGCCGAACGCCCGGACGTGGTGCTGCTGCTCGGTGGTACCGATGGTGGCAACTCGGCGGTGATCACCAATGCGGCTGCCGTGCTGGCGAAGTACAAGTGGCGTCGTCCCGTAGTTGCTGCTGGCAACATTGAGGCGCAGCCGCAGATCCGTGAGTTGTTGTCTGCGGCAAACGTTCCGCATGTGATCGCGGACAATGTCGTACCGGAGATCGGGGTGTTCGCGCCGGACAGTGCGCGGGCGGCGATCCGGGAGATGTTCCTGGCGCACGTGATCGGTGGCAAGAACCTGTCGCGCGACCCGGGCTTCGCCAGGATGGTCCGGGCGGCGACGCCGGATGTCGTACTCCGCGGAGTCGAGGTCCTCGCCACCTTGCACGGGGATGTCGCCGTCGTCGACATCGGTGGGGCGACGACCGATGTGCACTCGGTCATCGAGCTCGACCCGGAGGACGCGAACCTCGGGCGTGAGGTGGTCGCGACACATCCCGTGACCCGGACGGTCGAAGGCGATCTGGGGATGCGCTGGAGCGCAGTACCGGTCGTTGGTGCTGGTGTGGAGGCGGGGTTGCTCGAGGCCGGTACTGTGCTCGAGGCGGCCGCTGTGCGTCGGCATGAGGACCCGTCGTTCTTGCCGGGTGATGCGACCGAGGCGTCGTACGACGAGACGCTGGCTCGAGTGGCGGCGACCGTGGCGCTCCGGCGGCATGCAGGGCGGCAGCGGGTGGTGTTCGGGCCGGGTGGCCGGGTGATCGAGCGGTCCGGGAAGGATCTGCGCGAGGTCGACCTGCTGGTCGGGTCCGGGGGAGTGCTGCGGCACAACGGGCCGGAGGTCGCCAGCCGCATTCTCGGCGGTATCTCGCTAGGCGCTCAGGAAGAGGGTTGGCTGGTGCCGGTCGCCGCGCGCACCTGCGTGGACTCTGACTACGTGCTGGCGGGTGTGGGACTGCTCGCAGAGCTCGATCCGAAGGCGGCCGAAGGACTGGCCGCTCATATTCATGGAACCGCCGAAGCCGGGCACTAG